The following proteins come from a genomic window of Lolium rigidum isolate FL_2022 chromosome 5, APGP_CSIRO_Lrig_0.1, whole genome shotgun sequence:
- the LOC124656299 gene encoding cbp/p300-interacting transactivator 4-like — translation MEMGRSIWLTVLIPAIMVSSFYGETAATDWETATAGGPPPETNVLCVSKCGTCPTLCSSPSPPPPSSPNSDGSGYSSPSPPRSTTPPSPPAGQQPQAKGGSPSGYYYFLTAGSGRSCAASSVRYTLLLLLAVLPFLVAV, via the coding sequence ATGGAGATGGGAAGATCGATATGGCTTACGGTGCTGATCCCTGCGATCATGGTGTCCTCCTTCTACGGCGAGACTGCCGCAACCGACTGGGAGACGGCAACggcgggagggccgccgccggagacgaacgTGCTGTGCGTCAGCAAGTGCGGGACGTGCCCGACGTTAtgttcgtcgccgtcgccgccgccaccgtcgtcacCGAACAGTGACGGCAGCGGCTactcctcgccgtcgcctccgcgctCCACGACGCCGCCATCTCCGCCGGCCGGGCAGCAGCCGCAGGCAAAGGGAGGGAGCCCCAGCGGCTACTACTACTTCCTCACCGCCGGGAGCGGCCGGAGCTGCGCCGCGTCGAGCGTTCGCTAcacgctgctgctgctcctggcgGTTCTTCCCTTCCTCGTCGCTGTTTAA